In Corylus avellana chromosome ca2, CavTom2PMs-1.0, the following proteins share a genomic window:
- the LOC132170837 gene encoding protein VAPYRIN-LIKE-like: MDRLVQPDVKEVDLVFKKAQKCTSTFRLTNLMHTMAVAVSLTTTNPCAFSFTQPFSIIPPLSSLSYTLVLSRPSDQPPLASPPDVITVRSSMLPTGKAHLDDLRRLFSKPGPHVFRDATIPVNLVGPHVVEFLISHHTQIPETDFFFKKASSGCTGSQLTALLRPAIVNGNANLVTDLIDAGADVNDKNSNRLSMIGLAVRAGRLDVSKILIASGCEIDHTADRVLHEASATNRVDLMEVLCAAFGDIHVNSVDSDGRTPIHVAAVRGSVEAIRFCVRLGGKADVLDCNGWSPLHYAAAEGHLEAVECLLEGSNGKYVVNNDGKTAFALAVENGHLHLLDVLHLGDRLHRAARVGDVHGMKSCLAQGTNVNGKDLNGWTPLHRAAFKGRIECVKVLLDHGAQVDVADDAGYTPLRCALEAGHVQVASLLIAHGAKANVKSRKGVVSLDFDRFKSHPSLVHPLCHEKERA, from the coding sequence ATGGACAGGCTGGTGCAACCAGACGTTAAAGAGGTTGACTTGGTCTTCAAGAAAGCCCAAAAGTGCACCTCCACGTTTCGATTGACCAACCTCATGCACACCATGGCTGTGGCAGTGTCTCTCACCACCACAAACCCTTGTGCCTTCTCTTTCACCCAACCCTTCTCCATCATCCCACCGCTTTCTTCCTTGTCGTACACCCTCGTCCTGTCCCGGCCGTCGGATCAACCCCCTCTCGCTTCCCCTCCCGATGTCATCACCGTCCGATCGTCCATGCTCCCCACCGGCAAAGCCCACCTCGACGATCTCCGCCGTCTGTTTTCCAAGCCCGGACCCCACGTTTTCCGTGACGCCACCATACCCGTCAACCTTGTGGGTCCCCACGTCGTCGAATTCCTCATTTCGCACCATACCCAGATCCCAGAAACCGATTTCTTCTTCAAGAAAGCCAGTTCTGGGTGTACTGGGTCCCAGCTTACAGCCCTGCTGAGACCCGCTATAGTAAATGGTAATGCAAATTTGGTCACTGATTTGATTGATGCTGGTGCTGATGTGAACGATAAGAATTCAAATCGGCTGTCCATGATTGGGTTGGCCGTTCGTGCCGGTCGTCTTGATGTTTCGAAGATTCTGATAGCTTCTGGTTGTGAAATTGATCATACGGCCGACAGGGTTTTGCACGAGGCGTCGGCCACGAACAGAGTGGATTTGATGGAGGTTCTGTGCGCAGCTTTTGGAGATATACATGTGAATTCGGTCGATTCCGATGGCCGGACGCCGATTCATGTTGCGGCGGTCAGGGGGTCTGTTGAGGCGATAAGGTTTTGCGTGCGGCTTGGAGGGAAAGCTGATGTCTTGGATTGCAATGGGTGGAGTCCGCTGCATTATGCGGCGGCGGAAGGGCATTTGGAGGCCGTGGAGTGTTTGTTGGAAGGCTCTAATGGGAAGTACGTGGTGAATAATGACGGGAAGACTGCTTTTGCGCTTGCCGTGGAGAATGGGCATTTGCATTTGCTGGATGTTTTGCATTTGGGGGATAGGCTGCATAGGGCGGCGAGGGTGGGTGATGTTCATGGAATGAAGAGTTGTCTTGCGCAAGGGACAAATGTGAATGGGAAGGATCTGAATGGTTGGACGCCTCTGCATAGGGCTGCGTTCAAGGGTAGGATTGAGTGTGTGAAGGTGTTGCTTGATCATGGTGCGCAGGTTGATGTTGCAGATGATGCTGGTTACACGCCTCTGCGATGTGCGCTAGAGGCGGGGCATGTTCAGGTTGCGTCGCTATTGATTGCTCATGGAGCTAAGGCGAATGTGAAGAGCCGCAAAGGTGTGGTTTCTTTGGATTTTGATCGTTTCAAGAGTCACCCTTCTCTTGTTCATCCTCTGTGTCATGAGAAAGAACGAGCTTGA